The DNA window GAGAACGGCCGACCCTGTTCGTCGTGGACGTGTCGATCGAGGTCGCATTGTTCGTCCGACTACTCGGGGTCGACGTCGCGGTCATGGCGATGCCGGGCGACCGCACCGACGAGCCGCACCAGCTTGCCTATCGGGCCGCGACACAGATCATTGCGCCGTGGGCGCAGTCGTTCTACGATCCGCCGTGGCTGCATCCGTACGCCGCCAAGACGAGCTATGTCGGCGCAATCAGCCGATTCGACGGGCGCCCACGGGAGTCGACGTCGACCGATTCCACCGTTGTAGTGCTCGGCGGAGCGGGCGGAACAGCGTTGAGCACGTCCGATGTCGGCGACGCTGCATCTGCCAATGCGCAATACCGTTGGGTACCAGCAGGTGTCGACGATCGATCCTGGGTCGATGACGTGTGGCCGACGTTGTGTTCGGCCACCGTCGTCGTCACGCACGCCGGGCAGAATGCAATAGCCGACTGTGCGTGCGCCGGGGTGCCGACGATAGTGATCCCACAGGAGCGCCCGCACGGCGAACAGCGCGCGACTGCGAAGGCACTCGAGACTGCAGGCGTCGCCGTGCTGGTCGATGGATGGCCCGATCCCGGGACGTGGACGAGTTTACTGACGCGCGCACGTGCTCTCGATTCCGCGGCGTGGGGCTCCGTGCGTCAACCGGGCGCCGCCGCACGAGCAGCGCGGATTCTCAGCTCCGTCGCCGAAAGCAGGTCCGCCCAGTGAAGACGACGGTGATCACCGTCGTCTCGGGTCGGCACAAGCATCTGACCGCGCAGATCCACGGACTACATCGATCGTCGCTACCACCGTCGGAGCACGTCGTGGTGTCGATGGGAGACGATGACATCACCGATGTCGTCCGTGCCGCGGGCAGCAACGCCACGGTCGTTCGGATGGACACGTCAGGTCCGTTGCTTCCGCTCGCGTCGGCCCGGAATCTCGGCGCTCGTATTGCGATGTCGAATGACGCCGATCTCCTCGTCTTCCTCGACGTCGACTGCATACCTGGCGTCGATATGCTCGCACGCTACGCAACTGCAGCGGACGGCGGAGGCGGCGACCGGAACCTCTTGTGCGGCCCCGTCACGTATCTGCCACCGAGTCCGTCCGGGTGGTCGGCCGAAAGTCTGCATGCTGCCACCGATCCGCACCCGGCGCGTCCGAACCCACCGCCGGACGCGGTACTGGTCGGCACCGACTACGACCTGTTCTGGTCTCTGTCCTTCGCATCGACACCGAACACGTGGGCCGCGACCGGTGGATTCGACGAGAACTACGTCGGTTACGGCGGCGAGGACACCGACTTCGCAGCCACCGCGCGCGCAGCAGGTGTCGGACTGAGATGGGTCGGCGGCGCACATGCGTACCATCAGCACCACCCGGTGTCGTCACCTCCCGTCGAGCGCCTCGATGACATCATCCGTAATTCGGCTCTGTTCCACCGACGTTGGAACAGGTGGCCTATGACAGGCTGGCTCGACGAATTCGAACGGCGTGGGTTGATCGAGAGGGACGACTCGGGAGAGATACGTCGCATCGGTTGACGGGTGAACTTCACCGTCTCGGGGTACACAACCGATACCTATACCAAAGAACACCGAGGACTATTCGACGATGCCAACACCTCACACCAGTTCCGTTGCGGACCGGCCACCGACGCTCACCAGGGCGTGGGCGCCGGATCTGGATCCAGATCGTCTCTACGCACTGCTGAAGCTCAGGGTGGAAGTGTTCGTCGTCGAGCAAGCCTGGTTCCATCCGGAGCTCGACGGATACGACCTGCTGCCGCGCACGAGACACTTCTGGGTCGAACGCCAGGGTGCAGTGATCGGAACCGTACGGCTGGTGGAAGGGACAGAAGACGGCGCACGCGTCTATAGCCTCGGCCATCTGTGCACCCGCCGAAGCGATCGCGGCCACGGCCACACGACCCGGTTACTCCAAGCGGCATTGGCGGATGTCGGCGAAGCACCGTGCCGAATCGATTCGCCGAGCTACCTCGTCGAGATGTACACCCGCCACGGATTCGTCCAGTCCGGCGAGGAGCGGTTGGA is part of the Rhodococcus sovatensis genome and encodes:
- a CDS encoding glycosyltransferase family 2 protein — encoded protein: MKTTVITVVSGRHKHLTAQIHGLHRSSLPPSEHVVVSMGDDDITDVVRAAGSNATVVRMDTSGPLLPLASARNLGARIAMSNDADLLVFLDVDCIPGVDMLARYATAADGGGGDRNLLCGPVTYLPPSPSGWSAESLHAATDPHPARPNPPPDAVLVGTDYDLFWSLSFASTPNTWAATGGFDENYVGYGGEDTDFAATARAAGVGLRWVGGAHAYHQHHPVSSPPVERLDDIIRNSALFHRRWNRWPMTGWLDEFERRGLIERDDSGEIRRIG
- a CDS encoding glycosyltransferase, with the translated sequence MTRATSIATSLDEPLTVLSSRNRPAHSEVEWIVLPLDTDETTADSHDPTAGGIAHWAPTGVRGLTDRMATIAEWVARERPTLFVVDVSIEVALFVRLLGVDVAVMAMPGDRTDEPHQLAYRAATQIIAPWAQSFYDPPWLHPYAAKTSYVGAISRFDGRPRESTSTDSTVVVLGGAGGTALSTSDVGDAASANAQYRWVPAGVDDRSWVDDVWPTLCSATVVVTHAGQNAIADCACAGVPTIVIPQERPHGEQRATAKALETAGVAVLVDGWPDPGTWTSLLTRARALDSAAWGSVRQPGAAARAARILSSVAESRSAQ
- a CDS encoding GNAT family N-acetyltransferase, whose product is MPTPHTSSVADRPPTLTRAWAPDLDPDRLYALLKLRVEVFVVEQAWFHPELDGYDLLPRTRHFWVERQGAVIGTVRLVEGTEDGARVYSLGHLCTRRSDRGHGHTTRLLQAALADVGEAPCRIDSPSYLVEMYTRHGFVQSGEERLDNGVPLVPLLRNQR